CGTGCTGCTCGCAAATCCGCTTAAATTCCTCCAAGCGTGGATAGAGCCGTTGGAGCGTGCCAGCATCTTGGGGGCAGAGTTTTCCCCAATGAACCCGCGCCTTGAACGGCCCCTCCATCGCGTCGGCCAGAAACCTCGTGAAGTGATCGAAGTTGTCACGATCCGAGAGACGTTGATAGCTAATCAGACTGATCGAGTAATAGGTGGTATCGCCGCTGGCCATGGAAATCAGCGTATCATCGGCAAGAATCCGACGAATGCAAATTGGATAATGGTGACAATAGGTTCCCGATCTTTTGACCAGTGAATCCCAAAGATTCATTTGCTCGAGTTGCTCGCGTCCAGCTCGAGTAACATCTTGCATTCGCCCACCGAAACCACGAATCACATCTTTGACAAATTCGACGGCTTCCGCCAGTTTGTCACATGGCACGAACAATTCCATTTCGATGTGTCGAAACAATTCGTGCTCCATCACCAAGACGCGTTCGGACTCATCCACGATCCTGAGATTCTGTAATACAAGCCCAGAGAAAATCTTCTGATAAAAGAATTGAGTAATCGTATTTGAGCGAAGCAGCTTGGCCAGCGTCAGTAAAATCAGATGCAAGCCAATATCGATCCCAAGCAGCCAATAGATCCGAGCAAGATAAGCGAGTGAATTTTGTTTTCCGTCGATTTCACGTCGATGCTGACCGAACACATGCCACGACCAAGGAATCACAAATATCTGCTGCAACGGATAAGCCGCTTCCTCCGCGACTGCAAGCGAGAGTGAGTCGTGAAATCGAACATGTTCCTCGACGAGATACGCAGGCCGACAATCAAAACTGACAGAAAGAATAATGCCCAACAAGCCAAGCGAGCATCGGGCCGCCCGCAATTCGTCGCCCGAATCGAACGAACGAATTTCGGGTTGGCCATTCGAATCGTAAGTTGCGACGCGAATTTCGCGCATATAATGTGACAGACTGTGTTTACCTGAGCCGTGGGTTCCGGTCGAAATAGCGCCGGCGATCGTCTGCTCCGTAATCAACCCGACCGAGGGCGACGTCACATTTGCCAGGCGACGCAATTCCACAAGCATTCGTTTGATCTGGCAGCCGCCCCCGACAGTCGCCAGCACACGACCATCGTCATCTTGTATCCGAACTTGATTCAGCTTTCGCAGATCGAGACAAACCCCGGACGTCACAGCAAGCGGACTCCAAGAGTGTAGACGTCCAACAACACGGAACGACTCCCCCTGATGTCGTGCTAGAATATCCAGCACTTCCTGTTCACTGTCGGGTGCATAGCAATAACTCGGTCGAAACCGAATGTTTCGACCAAAGTTCGTGACATCACTCGTCTTCTTGACTGACACGGCACCCGCCATTAAAAGCTGCGATCCAACTAATCGACTTTTTTGATCTTAATGTTGCGAAAATAGATTGGGGCGCCCGCATGTTTACCTTGTAGTCCGATTCGTCCATGAGTCGGTAATTCGGCAAACGGCGTGCTCAACCACGGCGGAATTTCACTTCCATCGGGATTCTTCTGCGCGGATTTCCATTTACGCAAATCCATTTCGGTCACGATTTCGCCATTCAACACCACTTTCAAATCATGATCCTTGCAGGTGATCGTCATGCGATTCCATTCACCCGCGGGTTTTACAACCTGCTTACTGGCTGCCAAATGACCGAAGATGGCTCCGCATTGCCAACTCTTAGGGCTCTTTGCCCATTTTTCATTGAAATCGTCGGCGATTTGAATTTCGACCGAATTGGGAATCCAGTTCTTCATATCGCCACAGTAAACGATAACACCACTATTCGTGCCGTCAGCATTCTTAAATTCTAAATCGAGGACAAAGTTATCGTAATCCTTGTCCGTGAACAAACAGTAATCCGCGTTTGCTGTCAGCACACCCTCCTGGACTGTCCAGACCTTTTTCGTATCAATGCCGTTCGACAAATCGGCAGCGAACAAGTCCGACCAACCAGACACATCTGGATGATTATCCGCTGCCACTAATAAAGAAAGTGAACTCATCCACATCGTCATCAACCCGAAACAAACAACAGCCTTTTTCATTCCAATGTCCTTCCAAGTTCACCAAGCAAATGCGCCGACCGAACGGGCGACGCCCATCGAACAACGAAGCCTCATCCTTCAGCATACCCCTCTGTTCATTGATCGTTAAACCCGGCGAGACATGGGCATGTCAACACCCGAAAAATGACCCTACGATTAAGCAGCGGGCAAGCCAGATTGTAGCATGCGGCTGAAAAAGGGAAGGGATTCTGGTGGCACCATTGAGAGACGGCTAAAAATGGCCGAGTTCCAGTTGAAATGGTATCCAGTGTGCGGATTGCATGGTAAGCCGCGCGAGGCGGAAGGCTGCTGAACATGATCCGGTGTCCCGGTAGAGCTTCTCCAGCGGCGCATGAGACGCGAAAACCGCTACTTTAACGTCATCAGATAAGCCAACAGGTCAGCTGCTTCCTGAGCATCCAAATCCCTCAACAAATACTCAGGCATGAGCGAGGTTGGGGTCGGCGATATTTCTTCCACCTCGTCCATCGGAATCTTGACCACTTTTTGATCGACCAACTTGATGACAATCTGATCAGAATTACGCTGCATGACGCGTCCTGAATAAACATTACCACGATCCGTCACGACCGCGTACGTCACGAATGCCGGTTCAATCTTCTTCGACGGTGCGATCACTTCGTGCAACAGTTCCGCTGGCTTGTATTTACCACCAATAGCGCTGAGTGGCGGCCCGAGATCGCCACCGTTCCCAAAGATTTGGTGACATGAACGGCATTGCACTTGGTTGTCGTTCCAATACAGGTGTCGTCCTCTTTGCGAATCGCCAATCACGTCAAGCACATTTCCGACATCAAACCGATTACCCAAGCGTTGCTTTTTCTGCTCGGCTGGCAAAAAGGGCTCCAAAAGATCTCGGATGTATGCAGCGGGCATGGTGCGACTTTGCGCGACAATCCGATCTTTGAGCTCCGTGGGAAAGTCCTCCGCGTAAAGTTTCTGGGTCGTTGCCAAAGCACCCTCGGGCGTGGATAACAAATCCGAAATGAGTTGCCGATGCGTCTCCGGTTCTTTCAATGTCAGAAGTTGCTGAAAACGATTCGACCATTCATTTTTTTTCCTCAAGTCACCCGTTGGTCGCATCTCAGCAATCCAATCATGAACGACTTGCAAACCGACAGGATCAGTCATCGTGACCCCTACGTGAGGCATCCGCCCGGGCCCCTGCTTGGCAAGCCGATAAAACATCACAGAACGATACGGATCCTGCGGCACAAGAATTCGGGCATCAGGCAATCCCAACATTCCTTGCGCTGGTTTCTGATCAACGAGAAATGTCTTCTCCAGCGGCAAATCATAATCCAGATGAATCACAGAAGCGCCGATTCCACCAGGCTGATGACAATGCACACAGTTCGCATGTAGATAGGACCGCGCACGACGTGACAAATCCTCAGACGTGTCCTGCGGATCGACAAGCCGACGATGCGCCTGATCAGCCGGGGGTTTCGCGGCGAGAATTCCTTGACGATACCAGTCGTCTAACTGAGAGGAAGATTGAGCGCCCGAACAATTGGCTTGCAGCCAATTCAACCCTAAGACAGCTCCCAGATTGAGAGAGTGACACAGTTTGCATTCGGCGCGACTTGCCACATGCCAAACTTTCGGATCGCCGGCCGCTCCGACGTAGTTCAGATCGGCGCCTTCCGTTGGAGCTAAGAAGGCGTCAT
The window above is part of the Pirellulaceae bacterium genome. Proteins encoded here:
- a CDS encoding D-arabinono-1,4-lactone oxidase, translated to MSVKKTSDVTNFGRNIRFRPSYCYAPDSEQEVLDILARHQGESFRVVGRLHSWSPLAVTSGVCLDLRKLNQVRIQDDDGRVLATVGGGCQIKRMLVELRRLANVTSPSVGLITEQTIAGAISTGTHGSGKHSLSHYMREIRVATYDSNGQPEIRSFDSGDELRAARCSLGLLGIILSVSFDCRPAYLVEEHVRFHDSLSLAVAEEAAYPLQQIFVIPWSWHVFGQHRREIDGKQNSLAYLARIYWLLGIDIGLHLILLTLAKLLRSNTITQFFYQKIFSGLVLQNLRIVDESERVLVMEHELFRHIEMELFVPCDKLAEAVEFVKDVIRGFGGRMQDVTRAGREQLEQMNLWDSLVKRSGTYCHHYPICIRRILADDTLISMASGDTTYYSISLISYQRLSDRDNFDHFTRFLADAMEGPFKARVHWGKLCPQDAGTLQRLYPRLEEFKRICEQHDPQAVFRNSFVADRLGLPSPDKVD
- a CDS encoding DUF1080 domain-containing protein encodes the protein MKKAVVCFGLMTMWMSSLSLLVAADNHPDVSGWSDLFAADLSNGIDTKKVWTVQEGVLTANADYCLFTDKDYDNFVLDLEFKNADGTNSGVIVYCGDMKNWIPNSVEIQIADDFNEKWAKSPKSWQCGAIFGHLAASKQVVKPAGEWNRMTITCKDHDLKVVLNGEIVTEMDLRKWKSAQKNPDGSEIPPWLSTPFAELPTHGRIGLQGKHAGAPIYFRNIKIKKVD